One Lentimicrobiaceae bacterium DNA segment encodes these proteins:
- a CDS encoding M3 family metallopeptidase has protein sequence MRKILLLLTISTLMIMSCTTKNDKTNPFLSEFNTPYFVPDFDNIKIEHYMPAFTEGMKQQKAEIEAITSNTEAPTFENTILALDNSGEVLNRVSRVFFNIKEANTNDEMQKIAREVSPLLSSHSDEISMNKELFERIKVIYENRNNSNLDDQQIRVVEKYYSDFVRGGANLNAEDQEKLTKINKELSTLTINFGENQLAETNNFKLIIDNEADLAGLPENVIATAAKTATDLGEDGKWIFTTSKPSMIPFLQYAENRDLRQKLYTAYYMRGDNNNEFDNKEIVSKIVKLRAEKAKIMGYKNFAEYRLEINMAQNPDNVDKFLENIWTAALPVAKKELKEMQAIADREGNNIKIESWDWWYYAEKLRNEKYNFDEKEIIPYLSIDNVKNGIFILSNKLYGITFEQRTDLPKYHPDVEVFEIKNADSTHAGIIYFDYFPRSSKSTGAWCTSFAPQQWKDGKRVEPVISIVCNFTPPVGDTPALLTWDETATLFHEFGHALHGLFTEGKYKRTAGKVSRDYVELPSQILENWAGTAELLKQYAVHYQTGEIIPDEIIEKLHNSSLFNQGFNTVENIAACILDMSYHKVEDATQDINVTEFENQVMQKIGLIPEILPRYRSTYFSHIFDGGYASGYYVYMWAAVLDADAFDYFVQSGDVFNPELAASFKKHCLAECGNDEGMVQYVKFRGQEPSIDPLLKRNGLK, from the coding sequence ATGAGAAAAATATTATTACTGCTAACAATATCAACTTTAATGATTATGAGTTGTACAACAAAAAATGATAAGACAAACCCGTTTCTAAGCGAGTTTAACACTCCGTATTTTGTCCCCGATTTTGATAATATTAAAATCGAGCATTACATGCCAGCCTTTACCGAAGGTATGAAACAACAAAAAGCCGAAATTGAAGCAATTACTTCAAATACCGAAGCTCCAACATTTGAAAATACAATTTTGGCTTTGGATAATTCGGGCGAAGTATTAAATAGAGTTTCAAGAGTGTTTTTTAACATAAAAGAAGCCAACACAAATGACGAAATGCAGAAAATAGCCAGAGAAGTTTCGCCTTTGCTATCAAGTCATTCCGATGAAATTTCGATGAATAAAGAATTGTTTGAGCGTATAAAAGTTATTTACGAAAACAGAAACAATTCAAACTTAGACGACCAACAAATACGCGTTGTTGAGAAATATTACAGCGACTTTGTTAGAGGTGGCGCAAATTTGAACGCTGAAGATCAAGAAAAACTTACAAAAATCAATAAAGAGCTTTCTACCTTGACCATCAATTTTGGCGAAAACCAACTTGCCGAAACTAATAATTTCAAACTTATTATTGATAATGAAGCCGACTTAGCCGGATTGCCCGAAAATGTCATTGCTACCGCAGCTAAAACAGCCACAGATTTAGGAGAAGACGGCAAATGGATTTTTACAACATCAAAACCAAGCATGATACCTTTCTTACAGTATGCCGAAAACAGAGATTTACGTCAAAAGTTATACACTGCATACTATATGAGAGGCGATAATAACAATGAATTTGACAATAAAGAAATTGTCAGTAAAATTGTAAAACTGAGAGCCGAAAAAGCTAAAATAATGGGCTACAAAAACTTTGCAGAATATCGTTTGGAAATAAATATGGCTCAAAATCCTGATAATGTTGATAAGTTTTTGGAAAACATTTGGACAGCTGCATTGCCTGTTGCAAAGAAAGAACTAAAAGAAATGCAAGCAATTGCCGATAGAGAAGGCAATAACATTAAAATTGAAAGTTGGGACTGGTGGTACTACGCCGAAAAACTTAGAAATGAAAAATACAATTTCGACGAAAAAGAAATTATTCCCTACCTTAGCATAGATAATGTTAAAAACGGTATTTTTATATTGTCGAACAAACTATACGGTATTACTTTTGAGCAACGCACCGACCTACCTAAATATCATCCAGATGTTGAAGTGTTCGAAATTAAAAATGCAGATAGCACACACGCCGGAATAATTTACTTCGATTATTTTCCTCGTAGCTCTAAGAGTACCGGTGCTTGGTGTACTTCTTTTGCTCCCCAACAATGGAAAGACGGTAAAAGAGTTGAACCTGTTATTTCAATTGTTTGCAACTTTACGCCACCGGTTGGTGACACTCCTGCTCTTTTAACTTGGGACGAAACAGCAACTTTATTCCATGAGTTCGGACATGCTTTGCACGGACTTTTCACAGAAGGCAAATACAAACGTACAGCCGGAAAAGTATCACGCGACTACGTTGAATTGCCATCGCAAATATTGGAAAACTGGGCTGGAACAGCTGAACTGCTTAAACAATATGCTGTACATTACCAAACAGGCGAAATTATTCCTGATGAAATTATTGAAAAATTACACAATAGCAGTCTTTTCAATCAAGGATTTAACACTGTAGAAAATATTGCAGCTTGTATTCTTGATATGAGTTATCACAAAGTTGAAGATGCTACACAAGACATTAATGTTACAGAGTTTGAAAATCAAGTTATGCAAAAAATAGGATTAATACCCGAAATATTGCCTCGCTACCGTAGCACTTATTTCTCGCATATATTTGATGGTGGCTACGCATCTGGATATTATGTTTATATGTGGGCAGCCGTCCTCGACGCCGATGCTTTCGATTATTTTGTTCAGTCGGGTGATGTTTTCAATCCCGAATTGGCAGCAAGTTTCAAAAAGCATTGTCTAGCCGAGTGCGGTAACGACGAAGGAATGGTTCAATATGTTAAGTTTAGAGGTCAAGAGCCATCAATTGATCCTTTGCTAAAACGCAACGGACTTAAATAA
- a CDS encoding oligosaccharide flippase family protein, giving the protein MGIIIKQSIKGTFWSYVGVIIGFVTTGLLFPRYLTTEVIGLFSLLVSFSTIFAQFSSLGVNGITSRLFPYFRNNENNHNGYLFITTIVILIGFSLIMLFFALFYPYFVASNIEKSYLLSEYAYLIIPMTFFVLIFNYLDTYNKLLYDAVLGTFLQEFLQRVLILISLILFILKVINLQTFIILYSASVCAKAVVIFIYLLIKGNISFKPNLKFISPELRREMISVALFSVLTGLGSSLVFQFDKIIVNDILGLKLTGIYTIGFFFGSLVVIPSRTLLRISGTLIADEWKNENVDKIESIYKKTCITQFIIALYIFGGIWLNISNIIEVLGNEYLAAKWVIFFISLGYVVHMGTGANDQIITYSKHYRVSLWFNLIMIVTIIALMYLIIPIWGITGAAIAVCITFIINNLLRFLFLQIKYKMQPFNINFIYAILILVLAFIGTNYLPQLPLIADILVRSTIYTVVFWIFILATKTSKDINETVFAVWDKVRTMMKKN; this is encoded by the coding sequence ATGGGAATAATAATTAAGCAAAGCATAAAAGGAACTTTTTGGTCGTACGTTGGTGTGATTATAGGGTTTGTTACTACGGGCTTGCTATTCCCAAGATATTTGACAACCGAAGTAATAGGCTTATTTAGTTTACTTGTTTCGTTTTCAACAATTTTTGCTCAATTCTCTTCATTGGGCGTCAATGGGATTACATCAAGGTTATTCCCCTACTTCAGAAACAACGAAAACAACCATAACGGTTATCTGTTTATTACAACTATCGTTATTTTGATAGGCTTTTCGCTAATCATGTTGTTTTTTGCTTTGTTCTATCCTTATTTTGTTGCTTCAAACATAGAAAAATCCTATCTATTATCAGAGTATGCATATCTGATAATACCAATGACTTTTTTCGTCCTAATATTTAATTACTTAGACACGTATAACAAGCTCCTTTACGACGCTGTACTTGGAACATTTCTACAAGAATTTTTGCAAAGAGTCTTAATACTTATTTCATTGATTTTATTCATCTTAAAAGTAATAAATTTACAGACATTTATTATTTTATATAGTGCTTCGGTATGTGCAAAAGCAGTAGTAATATTTATTTACTTGCTGATAAAGGGAAATATTAGCTTTAAACCTAATCTGAAATTCATTTCACCCGAATTAAGAAGAGAAATGATTTCCGTGGCTTTGTTTAGCGTATTGACAGGTTTAGGTTCAAGTTTAGTCTTCCAGTTCGACAAAATTATCGTTAATGACATACTTGGATTGAAACTAACAGGTATTTACACTATCGGCTTCTTTTTCGGGTCGCTTGTAGTAATTCCTTCGAGAACGCTCTTACGTATATCAGGGACTCTTATTGCAGATGAGTGGAAAAATGAAAACGTTGATAAGATTGAGAGTATATACAAAAAAACCTGCATTACTCAATTTATAATAGCACTGTACATTTTTGGCGGAATATGGCTCAACATAAGCAATATTATTGAAGTGCTTGGAAATGAATATCTGGCAGCAAAATGGGTTATATTTTTTATTAGTTTGGGCTATGTAGTACACATGGGCACCGGAGCAAACGACCAAATAATCACGTATTCGAAACATTACAGAGTTTCGCTGTGGTTTAACTTAATAATGATAGTTACCATTATTGCTCTCATGTATTTAATAATACCAATATGGGGCATCACAGGCGCTGCAATAGCCGTTTGCATTACATTTATTATAAATAATTTGCTTAGATTTTTGTTTTTGCAAATTAAATATAAAATGCAACCTTTTAATATTAATTTTATCTACGCAATACTTATATTAGTACTGGCTTTTATAGGCACAAATTATTTACCTCAACTGCCTTTAATAGCAGATATACTAGTAAGAAGCACTATTTATACGGTTGTTTTTTGGATATTTATTTTAGCAACAAAAACCTCCAAAGATATAAATGAAACTGTTTTTGCAGTGTGGGATAAGGTTAGGACAATGATGAAAAAAAATTAG
- a CDS encoding glycosyltransferase family 4 protein, whose translation MKNTGIVVDNDFNNDIRVRREVEILKKNGFEVSVLCFGFDKKTYPPIDGVNIRRIRIKKKIKDILFFLFNRLPLYELIWEKEIRKFIKRDAIQILHVHDLYMAKSAGKAIQSLKSKIPLILDLHENFPYAIQSYNWTKGKLRGFVSKPKAWIKKEGKYLRYASKIIVLSELFKNDLLERYKFLNANNIVVFPNVIDLRRFEEYKVDESVVRSDKVTLMYFGAVAERRGIFDAIDVLEKCLNEKLNIDFLIIGPVDKADKESFFSQINKEEIRDSITYIPWIDVSELNTYMYISDIFLSPLKKNKQHESGVANKIYQYMYGGKPIIVSDCKPQKKLVESFNCGLSYSTQEEFFECVKKLVENKELRETLGANGFKKLYENYDNESYDNILIGLYNEFLLIPALKQ comes from the coding sequence ATGAAAAACACTGGAATAGTTGTAGATAATGACTTCAATAATGACATTCGGGTTAGAAGAGAAGTAGAGATTTTGAAAAAGAATGGATTTGAAGTAAGCGTTCTTTGTTTTGGATTTGACAAAAAAACATATCCTCCGATTGATGGCGTCAATATCAGGAGAATAAGAATTAAGAAAAAAATAAAAGACATATTATTTTTTTTATTCAACAGGCTGCCATTATACGAGCTTATTTGGGAAAAAGAAATAAGAAAATTTATTAAAAGAGATGCAATCCAGATACTTCATGTACACGACCTATATATGGCAAAATCTGCGGGTAAAGCAATTCAATCACTAAAAAGCAAAATTCCTCTTATACTCGATTTACACGAAAATTTTCCATATGCGATTCAATCTTATAATTGGACTAAGGGAAAATTACGAGGTTTCGTATCTAAACCAAAAGCATGGATTAAAAAGGAAGGAAAATATTTGCGTTATGCATCAAAAATAATTGTGCTTTCTGAATTATTTAAGAATGATTTGTTGGAGCGATATAAATTCCTAAATGCGAACAATATTGTAGTGTTCCCCAATGTAATCGATTTAAGAAGATTTGAAGAATACAAGGTTGATGAAAGTGTAGTCAGAAGTGACAAAGTTACTTTAATGTATTTTGGTGCTGTTGCGGAAAGAAGAGGCATTTTCGATGCCATAGATGTTCTAGAGAAGTGTTTAAATGAAAAATTAAATATTGATTTTTTGATAATAGGTCCCGTTGATAAGGCAGACAAGGAATCTTTTTTTAGTCAGATAAACAAGGAAGAAATAAGAGATAGTATCACATATATTCCGTGGATTGATGTGTCTGAATTAAATACTTACATGTATATAAGTGATATTTTCTTGTCTCCGCTTAAAAAAAACAAACAACACGAATCCGGTGTTGCAAATAAAATATATCAATATATGTACGGAGGTAAGCCAATAATAGTCTCCGATTGTAAGCCACAAAAAAAGCTGGTTGAATCATTTAATTGTGGGTTGTCGTATTCTACGCAAGAGGAGTTTTTTGAATGTGTAAAAAAGTTAGTGGAGAATAAGGAACTAAGAGAAACGCTTGGAGCTAACGGGTTTAAAAAACTGTATGAGAATTATGACAATGAAAGTTATGATAATATTCTTATTGGTTTATACAATGAATTTCTGCTAATACCAGCTTTAAAGCAATAA